gcagaaaccccgGCAGGAAAGTGTatgacagtgcagcaaacccaaaaggaaagcgtacaacaggacaacagtgcaacaaaccccaaagaagagtgtaaagcagagcagcaaacgcaaaaggaaagtgtaagtttTAGATCAACTACTCTCCCTcctggcaaagaacccaaggtgtcaaacttgcttcctcattgtccagatcccaatccagttgagcatctatgggatgtgccagaaccaactcccatccatgttggtggcccccatggattgtttttggctcagactgcatccagtgggAGCTCAGTTGGAtggagatctggggaatctggaggtcaagTTGACACCTTAAGCTCTTTCCCATATTCCTcgggttgttcctgagcagcaaacccagaaggcaaactgcacaacactgcagcagacccaacaggaaagtgtgaaacagtgcagcaaaccccggcaggaaagtgtaaaacagtgcagaaaccccaacaggaaagtgtaaatcagtgcaacaaaccccagcaggaaagtgtaaaacagtgcagcaaacccacaaggcaaactgcacaacactgcaggagacCCACCAGGAAATTGTGCAGAAACcccagcaggaaagtgtaaaacagtgcagcaaagccagtaggcaaactgcacaacactgcagcagacccaacaggaaagtgtgaaacagtgcagcaaaccccagcaggaaagtgtaaaacagtgcagaaaccccaacaggaaagtgtaaatcAGTGCAACAAACCCCAGCAGGACAgggtaaaacagtgcagcaaacccacaaggcaaactgcacagccccgCACCAAGCCccacaggaaagtgtaaaacagtgcagcaaacccagaaggcaaactgcaaaGTACCGGACCAAACCCAACAcgaaagtgtaaaacagtgcagcaaatccaTAAGTCAAATTGCACAACACTTCAGCAGACCCAATagcaaagtgtaaaacagtgcagcaaacctcAGCAGGAAAGTgttaaacagtgcagcaaacccagaagggAGACTGCACAGCACCGTACCAAATCCAACAGGAAAGtggaaaacagtgcagcagaccccaaaaggaaagtgtaaaacactgcagcaaacccaaaaggaaagtgtaagtcGCAGATCAACTACACTCCCTaatggcaaagaacccaaggtgtcaaagTTTCTTCCTCATTCTACAGATCCCTCACAACAgtttgcttgaagataatgttgaacatCTGTGAgaagacagatttaaaaattgcaggaattcattttccctgcaagtgtgtgcaacagcatcctgcttgataacaccatgcagacatcattacaaagctgttacaggacTCTTGACCTCAATGCCCTGCAGGCCACTAACAAGGATGTGATTGTGATGTAgtgacgtttttttgtttggaagcagctgTTGTGATCATGTATGTGTAGCAAACTGATAGTTAGAAACAGCTTCAGCgactgtcagtttgtctgtgtccttCTAATTGTTTTGAAGGtttgtttcagttcaggtacGTCTCCACTCGAGCATGCAAATGTACATTGTGGcataaagcttttcaggctaacagtgttagctaaacaacGTTGAGTGCAGTAAGCCAAGACAACCAGAGTTCTTGACATggaagttcagtaacagcaatccagttgttagtttgtctgctaGGCAAGCGGccccacctcaaaacccacagaaTTCAAGGAGGatttttacagctactggataaacacaaaaatatatatataaaaaaatatatcttctCGCCGTTAACAACTTGACTCTCTAAGGGCCCTGTTAATAGCccacaaagtgcgttatttgacgacctgagaatgagactcaaaaaccagctgtctttctacagaatttCTTTATGAGTATGCTGACATCAGGCagttaatcaattgattaataagAGACCTCCATAATGCATGACACTGGCatgtctgacatttcctctctaaggtctcaactttctgcttttaatgctatATAACTTGATCtgtaataatatataatgtttgatcagcaaatatttaattttgattatatgactctgcaaagtaactagtaactaaagctgttagacaaagtgcaaagtatgaataatattgTTAAAAcatcaatttatgcaaaatatttaaattcattatcgtgtatatctacactgttcagccgaaatattaaaacaactgacaagtgaagtgagcattgatcatcttgttacaatcaaatgttctgtgCTGGGACTCATCGTTTCACAAcagaacatggcattggaacacaatgatccatgttatttatttcacctgtcactggttctaatgttaCGGCTcacagtgtatacacatgtgaAATGGTTTTTACAGATATGCTctaaacctccacaaataaacacaaaacttccacaaaagcacacaaaacttccacaaaaacacacaaaacttccacaaatacatacaaattcTTCTCAAACATACTCAAaacttcacaaacaaaaaactttcaTAAATATACAAATCCACAAAATTTtcccaaaaaagactaaaaatcttcataatgacacacacaataaccataaatacacatgaaaacacaaaaaacttcataaattcacaaaaaacttccataaatatacacaaaacctccataatgacacacaaaacctccacaaatacaaacaaaagctctacaaattcacaaaaaacctccacaaatacacaaaaacttccacaaatacacaaaaacttccacaaattaaaaaaaaaaccttccacaAATTCTCTGCAATAACACACAGAATCTCCACAAATAtgctcaaaatctccacaaatacacttcacaaatatactcaaacctccacaaactcactaaaaacttccataaaATCCccacaaaacatgcacaaagaggcgtgaaactaccactgctcttctttctcgTCGTGCAGGTGATGGACGAGCGGTCAGAATGAACAAGACGAGCCACAACAGaagcctgaagcagcaggaaaactgagtaTTTGAGTATCTGTCTTCTGATGACAACTCCTTCAGGTCGTGCAGTTGTTGGCTGACTATGGTTTCACCTGCTCACAGACAGTGAGCACTGTTGTCTTTACTGTCTCTTTATGTAATAAACCTTTCTTTTGAATTAAACTCTGTTGTGGTGTGTTGAGTCTTTTGATGGAGTCTAGTGTCTCCTCTCAGGTGACATTATCAAAGCTCTTAACTATATTcgatatatacattttcttatGTATAAAGCATCTGATATAAAATATGCCTTAAGTTCTCTCTTTcagattgttgttttcatgtcttaatgttttagttttggttACTTTCCATGTCTCTGAATTGAATTCTACATAAATAAACTTGTCTAAGTGAGGTTTATTTGACTGAAGTTCTCTAAACCTTGTTTGAAACCGAGTATCAATTTGATCAGTTTGAAAAGGGGACCTGAAATAAATATCTGAAACATTTTACAGGCACCAGTAATTGtcagatttttctctgaatgctttttttccACACTCACTTCTTCCTCCATTTGGTTTCAGCTAAATCAATTCAAGCCTAAATATGCTCTCTGAActtaatttacatatttttaatttgatcacAGAAAagtaaggtgtgtgtgtgtgtggcttgtgGTTTTACTTTATGAACATTTGAACTTaaacaatagggtcctcacACAGATAATGCTCGGGCCCTAatattagaaaaaataaataaaggtctATTTTAATTTGGTCCTTGGATGTAGCAGCATTTCCCAATCATACACAGGCTAATGTTACAGCAGATCCAATGGAGAGCAGTCAGGGTAACAGAAAATGACACTAGCAGCAGAAAGCCTTTAGAACACAGTTTGAGATactatttacagtttttgtaaTCCATTGGTCAAAACTGAAGTCACATTGTGGAAACTCTTAAGCAAAACCTAAGTTTATGTGGCTCATAACGTGAAATATTATGTAACATTATGTTAATATTATGTCCACTGTAAGATCCAGATCAGAACAGCTGTAGACGGACGTTAACTGGGCGATACAGCTTTAACATTCCGGAAACGAGTTCCTTGCGGAGGGTCAGTTTTTGGCACTACTCCGTAACGCCCCCGTCCCGCTCAGTTTGTCCTCTCCGCTCGCCGTAGTTGGGGGCACCGTCTGGCTGCAGTTGTTGGGGAAGAGGAAGGTGAGCCCCCTCCGCTACACACTAACCACACAATAACACCCGCTGCTGTCGGTGACTTTTGTCCGCTCCGTTACACCACACGGTGAGCTTTCCGTCGCGTCGTAATTGTCCACACCGTAAACAAGACGAACGGCTCGCTGGCTGTGGGGAAAGTgacagctagctgctagctaaccGCAAGCAGCGGCTAAAAATATTCTGCCGTCGAGTTGCTCTGAGGTGAGCACGCCTGACAGCCGGGAGACCTTCAGCGGGCTACAGCTATCACGTTATGTGGACTTAGTATTTTGAATTAATGGcgttttatatatatttatatattttttatacagGTAGTTGTGAAAGTGTAATCTGTTGCTCGGTAAGTAGCGGGTGGGCGTCAACGGTAGCGCCGTGTTGTGTCTGACAGAATGATTGTATTAACGTTAAGCGGTTGTAGTCTGATCCGCTGTAGGAGATCCAGgttcacagacacagaggagacagttCTGCCAGCAGTTACCGGCTGCTATCTGGTAAAAGAAATGTCTAGTCTACTGCTAAGCGCTTTAGCTTTAATGTAAAGCTGTTCAGCCTGATGGAGAACCAGACTGCAGTCCATCATCGTGGGTACATTTTAAGTGTACCTGGAAAAATGGTGCTCACTGCAAGTGTTGAGATGGTGTTATTTTAGAATTAGTCACAATGTCACGCTCATTTTACTCACTCCTCTTCTGTCACAGTGGGCCCAGATTGTGCCTGAGATCTGTTAGCATTACCTTGTTGTAACTATACAGCACATGAGAGGCCCAAACTGGGGCTTGGCTCTTACTATTTGTACACAGTCATTGAAACATTTTAAGGATAAAAACAATAGGTGACAATAGTATGTGGATTGTTTGGACTGTTGGCATTATCCTGGCATGAAAGCCAATAAATACATAACAAGTTATCTTTCATATCACCTTTGCAGACTCTACAAACAGACAAGTTCAGTAGTTTACAGTCAGTTTATAGAGTCTTTTATGATTTCCCCCCATGCATATAAGAAGTTGCCCCCTCTTCTCTTCGATCCAGTAACACCACAAACAGTGAGGCATTATGGGCAACACAAGTGACAGGGTGGCCGGAGATCGGCACGGAGCCAAAGCCCACCGCTCCGACAGCAGCGGCAGTCACAAAGACCAGGAGCCCAGCAGCAAGATGGTGGACAGCACAGACGACCCCAACATCTTCAACACCCACGGGCCAGAGTCCAAGGTGCTGCTGCATTATTCTCCAGGACTGTGTTTATTCTGCAGGGGCCTTGTGTTGTCATTTGTGGCAAGTGATCTTTTGTAAGATCCCCTCATGGttgaaatataaattaattgCTTTCAGGCATCAGGAGAAAAAGAATTCACCCCAGATCTGGATGATCTGGTGAAAACTGGTCCTCAGGCTCGACCCACGGTCATCCGCTGGGGCGGAGGTGGAAAGGAGGTCTACATTGCTGGTTCCTTTAACAACTGGAGCACGAAGATACCACTAAATAAAAGGTAAgcctctttttgttgttgtgtatttgctcattttcatttttgtagaGTTCTGAGATGAAACCCCAGTATTACACTAATAtagtttcttttcctttctccaaAGCCATAATGACTTTGTAGCGATCCTGGACCTGCCAGAGGGAGAGCACCAGTACAAGTTCTTTGTCGATGGACAGTGGGTCCATGATGCGTCAGAGGTACGTCATTGTGGTAACTGTAATTTTCCCTCTACCAGTAAACCTGTTCATGATGATCAAGTTGTATTAATATTGTCAGTATTGCTGTTATCATGTAGTTAACAACAGAAGAAGCAGCCATACAAACGTTACCCTGCTGCACTGCACTGTAAGATTTTTGTGTCAGTGCAACCACATTGTCATTAAAGCCTTTTCTAAAAGCCCAGGGAAATGTTTGCACATATATCAACCATAATTACGAAAATGCCATTTCATTATCTCCTGGTACGTTCCTCTCTGGCAGCCAATTGTAACCAGTCAGCTCGGCACCATCAACAACCTGATCCAGGTGAAGAAGTCAGACTTTGAGGTGTTTGACGCCCTGCAGGTCGACTCTCTGGAGTGCTCCGACACATCAGGTCAGCCTTTGTCCGCAGTGCTCATGCATCgtcaacatttatttgaaaagtttattttctttttctttgcttagTCATCTGTGCAGAAACAGTTTAATATCCCTATTGAATGATTCCAAATTCACATATTCTTTAtcatttgtcagttttgttttttatggatACTGTTTATTAAAGGTTGGCCAGTTGTTTTCAACTCAAAGTAAACATTAATCAGAAGTGTAATCTTTGactcttgtgtgtttgcagatctGTCCAGCTCCCCTCCAGGTCCATACGGGCAGGAGCAGTACATCTTCAGACCCGAGGAGCATTTCAAAGCTCCACCTATactccctccccacctccttCAAGTCATTCTCAACAAGGACACCAATATATCCGTCAGTGTCTGCTCCCCCTTTCACAGTTGCCATTTTCCTCGCACACTGATTCGAGTTGTCTTTGTTGTAGTTTCgttatgtgattttttttttaagttctccactcactctctctcgaCAGTGTGACCCTGCCCTGCTGCCTGAACCCAACCACGTCATGCTAAACCATCTTTACGCCCTCTCAATAAAGGTAGGTTCACTTGGAACAGCTTTTGCTTTTCCAGATGTGATTAGCACCACATTATGAAGTCCCCTTTCTCAATTTAACTAACTTTAAATGCCCAGCAAATCAGATGACCTGGTTATAAGAACCAATTATTTagcttttgtcattttctctctgcaaaGTTGAACAAGCGTAATTATGGTCGCATTTTACAGCtcgtctgtgttttgtgtttctgtctgtgcaggACGGCGTGATGGTGCTGAGCGCGACTCACAGATACAAGAAGAAATACGTCACCTCTCTGCTTTACAAGCCGATCTAAACCTCAACGCGGGTGCTCCACAGTGCTTTTAGAGAGCAGCATGCTCGTATTCTGCTgagggtttttcttttgtatcatCACTTTTAGCCAAATGTTGCACTGAGACAAGTTTACAGTCGAGCTGAAAGGCCAGCGGCTTTGACTGTGGCTTGGGTTTTAAAAGGCTGCACTTCTGTCTACATAGGGCTCTGATCAAAAGTAGCGGAGTGTGTGCAGGGTgtaagagagagatgagaacCATACTGTGGCTTTTACCTGCAACATCCACAGACAGAGACTGACTTACTCACTGTGTGTATTCGAGCGTTTGCCGCACCTTGTCAACATATGCATGTCCGTGTGTAAAACGAGATTTTCTGGCGTGGAGGTGTTTAGAGTGTGACTGATGTGGATCGTGTCGTCATGTCCTCCTTGAACCAGTTGAATCAAGTTTTGAACGAATTGACTTGACAGCGTTCATGGGGGAAGTGCATGCAGAGTAACAGGATGACTTAATCTGGCCTCAAGTCAGTGTCCAGGTGCTGAAGAGAGCAGCGGACTGGCTTGAAAATGAAGTGCAATAACTTGCGACAACTTTGTTTGTCAGTAAGGTCATGTTATGTTGAATTTCTCACAATACAGCCATCATTTAGTGAAATTTACAACATGAACTGAATTAAACAA
Above is a window of Acanthopagrus latus isolate v.2019 chromosome 21, fAcaLat1.1, whole genome shotgun sequence DNA encoding:
- the prkab2 gene encoding 5'-AMP-activated protein kinase subunit beta-2; translation: MGNTSDRVAGDRHGAKAHRSDSSGSHKDQEPSSKMVDSTDDPNIFNTHGPESKASGEKEFTPDLDDLVKTGPQARPTVIRWGGGGKEVYIAGSFNNWSTKIPLNKSHNDFVAILDLPEGEHQYKFFVDGQWVHDASEPIVTSQLGTINNLIQVKKSDFEVFDALQVDSLECSDTSDLSSSPPGPYGQEQYIFRPEEHFKAPPILPPHLLQVILNKDTNISCDPALLPEPNHVMLNHLYALSIKDGVMVLSATHRYKKKYVTSLLYKPI